ATCGATGATCTGGCCGAGCGGCTGGCGTTTTTGAATCGTGGGCAGCGGTGGGTCGTGCGGAAGTTGCAGGCGTTACTGCCGACGCTCGCGCAGCCGGACATGCATCATGCGCTCACGCAGATGCTGGTGGCGCATGAGAAGAATATCGGGGCGGTGGATGTGCAGTTGCGGATCAAGGGCGGCGAACCGGGCGCAGTGTAGCGGCAGCAGGCGGGGAAACGTGCATCGCGGATTGCCGCGGCTGCGGCATCCTGGCCTGCAAGCGCCGCTCGGCAGCGCAACGCTTCGATGAGCCCGGCTCGACGATCACTCGGCCTGCGCCTGCGCGGGATACGGATCGCAACCCTTCCGATAGGCCTCTGAAGGCCCGCCGCGCGGGCCTGAATCCAGCCAGCCCAGGTTGAACTGGGTATGGCTGTAGCGGCACCGCAGCGTTGGCGCGCCGGACACGGTCTTGTCATCCAGGGTCAAGGTGTCCAGTTTGAGCGGCACTGACGGAAACACGACCTCCGCCAGCGTGATCTGATTCGCGGGGTGTTTGACCTGATTCTTGTCGATCCACCATTCCTCTGCCTTGCCGGATACGACGCGATAACCGGTAAAGGACATCCTTTTCTGCGTGTAATAGAGTGCCATTGGCTGGTTCAACCGTGCATCGTTGCCGGCTTCGAAGTGAAACAGCTTGCTGGGAACGTATAGATCGGTGGGGTGCTCGCCGGTGTTCGGTTTGAACTTGGGCGGGTTGACGAAAACCCATTGATGATCGTCGTTGTAGATCACCAGCTGCACGTCGATATCTGCGGGGTAAACGAGATCGTTGAAGCTCTCGATGTGCATGTCGCGGCTTCCCTGCACGTAACGATAGGCGCTATTTTTGCTGACCAGTTCTTCCGGATCTGCGAGCACGATTTTGGGATGATGGCCGAACGAACCCACCAGGCGATAGCGCGTACCCGGTACATACGCAGAGAGCGGGCGACGGATGGGGATATCCACATTCTTGACGTTCCAGTCGATCGCACGAGCGTCGATCAGGTTCTTCCAGTCAGGCGGTGTGCCTGTCTTCAACGCCACCAGATTTTGCCAGGGGCACACGTCCGATGATCCGCTGCAATCCTGATAGATGTAAAAACTGATTCCGTCGCGTTCCAGTGTCAGCCAGGGTTGCGGATCGGCAGGAAAGCGATATGTCTTATCGTATTTGTGCGTCTCGACATTCGGCATGATCAAGGGCGGGCAGCCCGCCAGCAACGCACATGTCGGCGCCAAAGCAAGCCACATTGCCGCTTTCGAATACTTGGACCTGCGATTCCCGGAATGCATGTTCATATCGTTTTGTCGTTGTTGTTGTCGAGCCGCTGTTACTGATTTCGACGATTGTTTTGTTTGTCGCCGGCGACCTTGGCGACCTTCTCGCTTCGAATGTGTCGAATATTGATTCCGGAAGCAAGTCTGTCAACTGCTATAGATGGCAGCTTCCGGGGTTTCGCAGTACATCTCGCCCGCTCAATCCACGAGCGACAACCAGAAAGAGAGCGCCCGTCGAAGCGGATGACCTCGCGATTCGCAGCGCGAACGACACCCGTGCGGGTGTGAGTCCACGTTCTCTGGTCGCGCCGCCCCGCCCGGTGATCCCGGCCGGATTATTGCCGCGCCCGGCATAACGAACGGCGTGCCCGCCGGCCTCAACCGCCTTCGACGAGCCGCAGCACGATGCTTCTGGCCGATTCGAGATGCGCGACCGTCATCGAACGTGCCGCGCGCGCATTGCGTTCGCGGCACGCCTGCAGGATCTCCTCGTGCTCGACCTGGAACGACGGTGTATCCGCGAGCAGCGTGGTCTGCAGGCGCTCGTACCGTTCAACCTGGCTGCGCAGCTCCGCGATCGTCTTCAACTGCCGCGCGTTGCCGCAGCACGAATAAAGCAGCGCGTGGAATTCGCGGTTCAGCTCGCCCTGCCGGCGCGGCACGGCGGCATCGCCGAGCAGGCGATGGACGAGTTCGGCACGCGCGAGCGTTTCGTCGTCGAGCCGCTTCACGCTCCGGTAGATCGCGTCGCCTTCGAGCAGCGCGCGCAGGTCGTAGATCTCCTGCACGTCCGATGCGCTCAGCATGCGCACGACGGCGCCGCGATTCCTGAAGATATCCAGCAAGCCTTCGCGCTCCAGGCGCTGGATCGCCTCACGCATCGGAATCCGGCTGATGCCGAACCGGTCGGCGAGGTCGCGCTCGACGAGCCGCTCGCCGGCTTCCAGTTCGCCGTTGATGATCATGTCCCGCAACGAGGCGGCCACGGCGTCCGCCGTGGAATCGAGTTTGGCTTCCATGCCTGCATGTTCCGTCAATTTGGAATAATGGTATACCAAACGGGAATCCGGTGCCAAAATGGCGAGCGCAGGCGGGCTTCGTAAAACGACATCCGGCCCGGCCGAAGCAACCCACATCAATGGAGAGCGAGATGGCATCTGGCGAACACAAGTATCGCGTCGCAGTAGAGTGGACGGGCAATCGTGGCACCGGCACGTCGGGGTATCGCGAGTACGGCCGCGATCATCTGATCCGGGCCGGTTCCAAGCCAGACATTCCCGGTTCGTCGGACCCGGCGTTTCGCGGCGATGCGGCGTGCTGGAATCCGGAAGACCTGCTGCTGGCGTCGGCATCGGCGTGCCACAAGCTCTGGTACCTGCATCTGTGTTCCGACGCGGGCATCCGCGTGCTCGCCTATGTCGACAACGCGGAAGGCACGATGGTCGACAGCGTCGAGCCGGGCCGCTTCACGGAAATCGTGTTGCGCCCGCACGTGACGATCCAGGCCGGCGACGATCGCGAGCGGGCGGAACATCTGCATCATGACGCGCACGCGAAGTGCTATATCGCGAACTCGGTCAATTTTCCGATCCGCTGCGAACCCGTGATCGAATTCGCCGCAGCGTGATAACGACACCCGCCGGATGACATCGACGATGAAGCTCTTCTACTACCCCAGCAATGCCAGCATGGCGCCGCACTTCGTGCTGGAAGAAATCGGCAAGCCGTTCGAACTCGAATTCGTCGACCGCACGCACGACCAGCACAAGTCGCCGGACTACCTCGCGCTGAATCCGAACGGGCTTATCCCGGTGCTGACCGACGGCGACCTGGTGCTGTACGAAGCCGCCGCCATTTGCCTGCATCTCGCGGATACGCATCCCGAGCAGCGGCTTGCGCCCGCACTCGGCACACCGGAACGCGCGCAGTTCTACAAATGGCTGATGTGGCTCACCAACACGCTCCAGACGACGCTGATCGCGTACTTCTATCCGGAGCGCTGGGTCGACGTGGGCAACGTGGCGGGCGCCACGCAGGTGAAGGCGCACGCGGAGGCGAAAATCGCGGCGCTGCTGGATCAGCTCGAGCGTCAGCTGGAGACGAGCGGCGGCCCCTGGCTGCTCGGCGCACACTACACGGTGCTCGATCCGTATGCGCTGATGCTGTGCCGCTGGACGCGCGGCTTTGCCGAGCCGGCGCGGCAGCGTCCGGTACTCGGCGGCTATCTGCAGCGGGTGCTCGCGCGCCCGGCGATCCAGCGGGCGTTGCAGACTGAAGGGCTTGCGCAGCCCTGGGTGTGACGCATCATGGCGGCAGCATGCGCGTCACTCGATGCGCATGCGTGCTGAGCGATCCGGAAACGGCAGCGGCCATGACGTCGCGAACTCAGCATTGGCGTCAGCGTCACAGCGCAACGCCATACACCTCCCGCGCCGTCACACGGATTGCATCGGCCATCACCGCGACGGCCGGCGAATGCAGCCGGTCGGTGCGCGTGATGATCCCGAAATCGTCCATCCGGCAATCCATCTCCAGCGGCAGCACCGTGACGATCCCGTGCCGCGCGTAGTAGCGCGCGACGTCCTCGGCCAGCACCGCGATCATGTCGCTCTGTTCGAGCAGCTGCGTGATGAACAGCAGCGCGGACGTCTCGACGAGGTTCGCCGGCGGCGCGAGGCTCGCGCGCTGGAACACGAGTTCGAAGCGATGCCGCAGCACGCTGCCGGCCGGCGGCACAACCCACGCGGCGCGTTGCACGTCCGCGAGCGACAGCGGTGCCTGCGCGAGCAGCGGATGGCCGGGCCGTACCACCGCGGCCACCGGCTCGCCGGTCAGCGGCTCGTAGCGCAGACGCAGCTTGTCGTGTTCGGCGGAGAGCCGGCCGAGCACGATGTCGATCTTTTCCTGCGCAAGATGTTCGAGCAGCACGTTGCTGGTGTCGATCTCGACCGACACGTGCAGACCGGCATGCGTCCCCTTCACGGCGGCGACGGCCGGCGGCACGAGCCGCAGGCCCGGCGACGTGATCGCCCCCACCGCCACATGGCCGAGATGGCCGGCCTTCAGCGCGGCCAGTTCCTCGTGCGCCTGGTCGAGGCTGCCGAGCGCCGCGCGCGCATGGCGGATCAGCGCGTCGCCGTACAGCGTCGGCCGCATCCCGCGCGGCAGGCGCTCGAACAGCACCGCGCCGATCGATTCCTCGAGTTCGCGCAACAGCTTCGACGCGGCCGGCTGCGTCATGTTCAGCGCGGCCGCCGCGCGGTGAATGCTGCCTTCGTCGGCAAGCGCGACGACCAGCAGAAGCTGGCGCGTCTTCAGGCGGCCACGGTTTCCCCACGGGCTGGCATCGGGCATCGTACGGGTTTATATCGATATCGAAATGGATATCGTAATCGCCCAAAACGTCATTAGCGAGTTATCAAAATTCTGCCTAGACTGCGCCGGTATCCCGTCACCACAGGACTGACGATGTCGGCAACGAAACCCAGGCTGCGCTCCACCCAATGGTTCGGCACGAACGACAAGAACGGCTTCATGTACCGGAGCTGGATGAAGAACCAGGGCATCCCCGATCACGAGTTCGATGGCCGGCCGATCATCGGCATCTGCAATACGTGGTCCGAACTGACGCCGTGCAATGCGCACTTCCGCAAGCTCGCCGAGCACGTGAAGCGCGGGATCTCCGAGGCCGGTGGTTTCCCGGTCGAGTTCCCGGTGTTCTCGAACGGTGAATCGAACCTGCGTCCGTCGGCGATGCTCACGCGCAACTTAGCTTCGATGGACGTCGAGGAGGCGATTCGCGGCAATCCGATCGACGCGGTCGTGTTGCTCGCCGGCTGTGACAAGACTACGCCCGCGCTGCTGATGGGCGCGGCGAGCTGTGACGTGCCGGCGATCGTCGTGTCGGGCGGGCCGATGCTGAACGGCAAGCTGGAGGGCC
This window of the Burkholderia lata genome carries:
- a CDS encoding GntR family transcriptional regulator, with the translated sequence MEAKLDSTADAVAASLRDMIINGELEAGERLVERDLADRFGISRIPMREAIQRLEREGLLDIFRNRGAVVRMLSASDVQEIYDLRALLEGDAIYRSVKRLDDETLARAELVHRLLGDAAVPRRQGELNREFHALLYSCCGNARQLKTIAELRSQVERYERLQTTLLADTPSFQVEHEEILQACRERNARAARSMTVAHLESARSIVLRLVEGG
- a CDS encoding LysR family transcriptional regulator, producing the protein MPDASPWGNRGRLKTRQLLLVVALADEGSIHRAAAALNMTQPAASKLLRELEESIGAVLFERLPRGMRPTLYGDALIRHARAALGSLDQAHEELAALKAGHLGHVAVGAITSPGLRLVPPAVAAVKGTHAGLHVSVEIDTSNVLLEHLAQEKIDIVLGRLSAEHDKLRLRYEPLTGEPVAAVVRPGHPLLAQAPLSLADVQRAAWVVPPAGSVLRHRFELVFQRASLAPPANLVETSALLFITQLLEQSDMIAVLAEDVARYYARHGIVTVLPLEMDCRMDDFGIITRTDRLHSPAVAVMADAIRVTAREVYGVAL
- a CDS encoding glutathione S-transferase family protein gives rise to the protein MKLFYYPSNASMAPHFVLEEIGKPFELEFVDRTHDQHKSPDYLALNPNGLIPVLTDGDLVLYEAAAICLHLADTHPEQRLAPALGTPERAQFYKWLMWLTNTLQTTLIAYFYPERWVDVGNVAGATQVKAHAEAKIAALLDQLERQLETSGGPWLLGAHYTVLDPYALMLCRWTRGFAEPARQRPVLGGYLQRVLARPAIQRALQTEGLAQPWV
- a CDS encoding OsmC family protein; amino-acid sequence: MASGEHKYRVAVEWTGNRGTGTSGYREYGRDHLIRAGSKPDIPGSSDPAFRGDAACWNPEDLLLASASACHKLWYLHLCSDAGIRVLAYVDNAEGTMVDSVEPGRFTEIVLRPHVTIQAGDDRERAEHLHHDAHAKCYIANSVNFPIRCEPVIEFAAA